The proteins below come from a single Megalops cyprinoides isolate fMegCyp1 chromosome 5, fMegCyp1.pri, whole genome shotgun sequence genomic window:
- the si:ch211-202f5.2 gene encoding RING finger protein 224 isoform X2 has product MSEEDAPAPADSPAGGDVEAGGDAEAGEQPSRDSRKLDCIICYSAFNLNERLPRKLYCGHTFCQACLRRLDTVINEQMWIPCPQCRQNTPLPRGGATVLDLDLAAFLGVKAELENQRINTRQGGGAQAEHKASFRKQPITEQPPSTWGHGALAIPNFRRSPCCRRCLFCCWC; this is encoded by the exons ATGTCTGAGGAGGACGCGCCAGCGCCAGCGGACtcgccagcagggggcgatgtGGAAGCAGGGGGCGATGCGGAGGCAGGGGAACAGCCATCCAGAGACAGCCGCAAGTTGGACTGCATCATCTGCTACTCCGCCTTCAACCTGAACGAGAGGCTGCCGCGTAAGCTCTACTGCGGGCACACCTTCTGCCAGGCCTGCCTCCGCCGGCTGGACACCGTCATTAACGAACAG ATGTGGATCCCGTGTCCGCAGTGCCGGCAGAACACACCCTTACCACGCGGGGGCGCCACAGTCCTAGACCTGGACCTGGCTGCTTTCCTGGGAGTGAAGGCAGAGCTGGAGAACCAGCGGATCAACACAcggcaggggggcggggcccaGGCGGAACACAAAGCCTCCTTCCGgaagcagccaatcacagagcagccGCCCTCCACCTGGGGCCACGGGGCGCTCGCCATACCCAACTTTCGCCGGAGCCCCTGCTGCCGGCGttgtctgttctgctgctggTGCTAG
- the slc31a1 gene encoding high affinity copper uptake protein 1 has translation MDMSHHLHHEHHATTLPPAAITGSHGGDHGGDHGGDHGGDNGGHHMMMQMTFYFGYTDVELLFAGLVINTPGEMAGACIGVFLMAVFYEGLKIGREYLLRRNQVNVRYNSMPIPGADGTVLMETHKTVGQRMLSLAHLLQTVLHIVQVVVSYFLMLIFMTYNAYLCIAVAAGAGVGYFLFSWKKAVVVDITEHCH, from the exons ATGGACATGTCACATCACCTTCACCATGAACACCATGCTACCACGCTTCCTCCCGCTGCCATCACGGGTTCGCACGGAGGCGACCACGGAGGAGACCATGGAGGCGACCACGGCGGGGACAACGGCGGTCACCACATGATGATG CAAATGACCTTCTACTTTGGATACACTGATGTGGAGCTGCTGTTTGCTGGACTGGTTATCAATACCCCTGGag AGATGGCAGGCGCCTGCATCGGGGTGTTCCTGATGGCCGTGTTCTACGAGGGGCTGAAGATCGGCCGTGAGTACCTGCTGCGGAGGAACCAGGTCAACGTGCGCTACAACTCCATGCCCATCCCCGGCGCCGACGGCACCGTGCTCATGGAGACCCATAAGACCGTGGG CCAGCGGATGTTGAGTCTGGCTCACCTGCTTCAGACGGTGCTGCACATTGTCCAGGTGGTGGTCAGCTACTTCCTCATGCTCATCTTCATGACCTACAATGCCTACCTTTGCATCGCCGTGGCAGCTGGGGCTGGCGTCGGCTACTTCCTGTTCAGCTGGAAGAAGGCTGTGGTGGTGGACATCACCGAGCACTGTCACTGA
- the si:ch211-202f5.3 gene encoding uncharacterized protein si:ch211-202f5.3 produces MNLSLDNPYGEVTIPRAKLRTSEDTSTVIANPLVVDTSLYSTQARHNSALNPYGSFKPPGDESAQGAPESRDGSAQNPPPYEAQAAYTVKEDPEEVGRCNACCRRCRKK; encoded by the coding sequence ATGAACCTTTCTCTGGACAACCCCTACGGAGAGGTGACCATCCCTCGTGCCAAGCTACGCACCTCAGAGGACACCTCCACAGTCATCGCCAACCCTCTGGTGGTTGACACCAGCCTCTACTCCACCCAGGCCAGGCACAACTCCGCCCTCAACCCCTACGGCAGCTTCAAGCCCCCCGGCGACGAGTCGGCGCAGGGCGCTCCCGAATCCCGCGACGGGTCCGCCCAGAACCCCCCGCCGTATGAGGCCCAGGCTGCCTACACCGTCAAGGAGGACCCGGAGGAAGTGGGCCGCTGCAATGCctgctgccgccgctgccgGAAGAAGTGA
- the si:ch211-202f5.2 gene encoding RING finger protein 224 isoform X1, with the protein MSEEDAPAPADSPAGGDVEAGGDAEAGEQPSRDSRKLDCIICYSAFNLNERLPRKLYCGHTFCQACLRRLDTVINEQQMWIPCPQCRQNTPLPRGGATVLDLDLAAFLGVKAELENQRINTRQGGGAQAEHKASFRKQPITEQPPSTWGHGALAIPNFRRSPCCRRCLFCCWC; encoded by the exons ATGTCTGAGGAGGACGCGCCAGCGCCAGCGGACtcgccagcagggggcgatgtGGAAGCAGGGGGCGATGCGGAGGCAGGGGAACAGCCATCCAGAGACAGCCGCAAGTTGGACTGCATCATCTGCTACTCCGCCTTCAACCTGAACGAGAGGCTGCCGCGTAAGCTCTACTGCGGGCACACCTTCTGCCAGGCCTGCCTCCGCCGGCTGGACACCGTCATTAACGAACAG CAGATGTGGATCCCGTGTCCGCAGTGCCGGCAGAACACACCCTTACCACGCGGGGGCGCCACAGTCCTAGACCTGGACCTGGCTGCTTTCCTGGGAGTGAAGGCAGAGCTGGAGAACCAGCGGATCAACACAcggcaggggggcggggcccaGGCGGAACACAAAGCCTCCTTCCGgaagcagccaatcacagagcagccGCCCTCCACCTGGGGCCACGGGGCGCTCGCCATACCCAACTTTCGCCGGAGCCCCTGCTGCCGGCGttgtctgttctgctgctggTGCTAG
- the prpf4 gene encoding U4/U6 small nuclear ribonucleoprotein Prp4, whose protein sequence is MSDEDEAPVVKKARIFYGSLEEKERERLGREGAAGAATKDAVKAGIEAGNINISSGESMEMEDRVSERQAEVLAEFERRKRARQITVSTDDAEVKACLRALGEPITLFGEGPAERRERLRNILSVVGPDALKKSKKEDEKAKRSQEECQQTWYHEGSTSLKDARLWLARYSLPRAVKRLEEARTQKEIPESTRTVRQQELHKTLRSLNNFCSQIGDDRPISYCQFSPNSKLLVTASWSGLCKLWAVPDCSLVRTLRGHNTNVGAISFHPQATLTLDETDVNMASCAADGSVKLWSLDSDEPVADIEGHTMRVSRVAWHPSGRFLGTTCYDHSWRLWDLEAQEEILHQEGHSKGVHDLHFHPDGSLAGTGGLDAFGRIWDLRTGRCVMFLEGHLKEIYGIDFSPNGFHVATGSGDNTCKVWDLRQRKCIYTIPAHQNLLSSVKFQPTDGHYLLTGAYDNTAKVWTHPGWSPLKTLAGHEGKVMGLDVSADGQLIATCSYDRTFKLWVSD, encoded by the exons ATGTCGGACGAGGACGAGGCCCCGGTGGTGAAGAAGGCCCGGATCTTCTATGGCAgcctggaggagaaggagcgGGAGCGCCTGGGGCGCGAGGGGGCCGCCGGCGCTGCCACCAAGGACGCGGTGAAGGCGGGCATCGAGGCTGGCAACATCAACATCTCCAGCG GCGAATCCATGGAGATGGAGGACCGGGTGAGCGAGCGGCAGGCGGAGGTGCTGGCGGAGTTCGAGCGCAGAAAGAGGGCGCGGCAGATCACCGTCTCCACCGACGACGCCGAGGTCAAGGCCTGCCTCCGGGCCCTGGGGGAGCCAATCACGCTGTTCGGGGAGGGGCCAGCTGAGAGGCgggagag GCTGAGAAATATCCTGTCTGTAGTGGGCCCGGATGCACTAAAGAAATCCAAAAAAGAGGACGAGAAAGCAAAGCGCTCCCAAGAGGAG TGCCAGCAGACCTGGTATCACGAGGGCTCCACCTCCCTGAAGGATGCCCGTCTGTGGTTGGCTCGCTACTCCCTGCCCAG GGCTGTAAAGAGGTTGGAAGAGGCGCGCACTCAGAAGGAGATTCCGGAATCTACACGCACAGTACGGCAGCAGGAGCTCCACAAAACGCTGAGG AGCCTGAATAATTTCTGCAGTCAGATCGGGGATGACCGGCCCATATCCTACTGCCAGTTCAGCCCCAACTCCAAACTGCTGGTGACAGCGTCGTG GAGTGGCCTTTGCAAGTTGTGGGCAGTTCCTGACTGCAGTCTTGTCCGCACATTAAGGG GTCACAACACCAACGTGGGGGCGATCAGCTTTCACCCCCAGGCCACGCTGACCCTGGACGAGACGGACGTCAACATGGCGTCGTGCGCCGCCGACGGATCAGTCAAGCTGTGGAGCCTGGATAG CGATGAGCCGGTGGCAGACATCGAGGGGCACACCATGCGGGTGTCGCGCGTGGCCTGGCACCCCTCCGGGCGCTTCCTGGGAACCACCTG CTACGATCACTCATGGAGGCTGTGGGACCTGGAGGCCCAGGAGGAGATCCTGCACCAGGAGGGCCACAGCAAGGGGGTCCACGACCTGCACTTCCACCCCGACGGCTCCCTGGCAGGGACAGG GGGTCTGGACGCGTTTGGCCGAATCTGGGATCTGCGAACTGGCCGCTGTGTTATGTTCCTGGAGGGCCACCTCAAGGAAATCTACGGCATCGACTTCTCTCCCAACGG CTTCCATGTGGCGACAGGAAGTGGAGACAACACCTGCAAGGTGTGGGACCTCCGTCAGAGGAAGTGCATCTACACCATCCCCGCCCACCAGAACCTGCTGTCCTCGGTCAAATTCCAGC ccacGGACGGTCACTACCTCCTGACCGGCGCCTACGACAACACGGCCAAAGTGTGGACACACCCGGGCTGGTCTCCGCTGAAGACGCTGGCCGGCCACGAGGGGAAGGTGATGGGGCTGGACGTGTCGGCCGACGGGCAGCTCATCGCCACCTGCTCCTACGACCGCACCTTCAAGCTCTGGGTGTCCGACTGA
- the cdc26 gene encoding anaphase-promoting complex subunit CDC26, translating to MLRRKPTRLELKLDDIEEFDSVKKELESRKKQRDEVDVVGVATSGEVGGATGGSSDGKTREQMINERIGYKPHPKPNTLPSLFGNLQF from the exons ATGCTGCGTCGCAAGCCAACCCGCCTGGAGCTGAAGCTGGACGACATCGAGGAGTTTGACAGTGTTAAGAAAGAGCTCGAG AGCcgaaagaaacagagagatgaagTGGATGTGGTAGGAGTGGCCACGTCTGGAGAAGTGGGAGGAGCGACAGGTGGCAGCAGTGATGGGAAGACTCGGGAGCAAATGATCAATGAGCGGATTGGCTACAAGCCCCACCCTAAACCAAATACCTTGCCGTCCCTCTTCGGAAACCTGCAGTTTTAG